Within Gasterosteus aculeatus chromosome Y, fGasAcu3.hap1.1, whole genome shotgun sequence, the genomic segment taaatgttctatgataaactatacagcatttcggttttaaaacaactggttgccggttaccttttcgatggcgccgtgtgagtgaagaaaatcgatcgctgggctttgttcagatcagctgttcttcCGTCCGTCCATTGATCTCCATCACgacggggtcaccaaattgttgtgttcaaaaatgaagaaacgccggacggacagaggtcatcgctgatcaaaaggttaaaatcaaacgtatttaataaaagagatggcgttgtggtaaaaagaacatctcagctgaggagccgctggtctcagcgaccaacaggccccaggtcagtcctttgaccatccctagtgcccgtctgctgcctccaccagtgaactcgagaacaatggttcctacaggtatttataacaatgcttaaaggtgtgaaagtcagtgtccacacctctgggagtggtcttctggtgagttcaatgtaactcggatttcgaatgatccttagtcaatatcagttgttgtgcaagtattacatgcatgcattccagttgattacattacatcaaatacaatcataactgcattggtattattctattacagttgcagaattacagtggttttacaatattgtcattactttattgattacacagtttcagaattatggctgtattctggtgtacactatatgcatttttattaattttgtgaaccggatcgtcaatttgtttctaatatcctacagttcacagaggctgtaacttcctacatcggcttctgtgaggacagctgtgtaccatcatgcaccagggtgagttacaacaacgacaaaccctggttcacagcggaactcagaactctacgcctgcagaaggatcaggcatttaggagcggggacaaagacttacacacagagtcaaaatacaggtttagcaaggcggtgagagacgctaaacgactgtactctgagaaactccaacaacagttctcatcAAGCGACTCTGCtttggtttggagaggcctcaaacacctcactaactacaagccaaaagccccccactccatgaatgacctccgcctggcagacgagctgaatgagttctactgcagatttgaaagacaatgtcctgatcccatcccccacagctccaccaacctgctgcagtccccctcccctccctcccccagcccatcaggtgctcacgcctcttcatcattatcaccttcccctcccccaccagcaacgaccctctctattctggagagagacgttaaccggctctttagaagactaaatccccgtaaggcagccggtccggactccgtttcccctcactccctgaagcattgtgctgaccagctgtctccggtgttcactgacatcttcaacacctccctggagacatgccatgtaccagcctgcttcaaggcctccaccatcatccctgttcccaagaagcccaggacaaaaactgtttgtgccccttccatgtGGCAGGAGggtgaggtccatcaggactacgacctcccgccacacgaacagtttcttcccgtcggcagtcgggctcatcaacagagccggtcccccactgactgactataacactccaccggtcactccccctcatactgcacatgccactttaactgtcatttatcactttgtcgtcactttgttacttgttcgctagtgcactttatgcttaatatcttttaacttttttttatattttaaatttttaactttaactttattcccttgttttatactaacccatagccttattctactaacccattgcattagcctTTAatcttactttattttattacttgtgcactgctgtattgttgtctattgttacactgtctactgtcatgcaccatccgccaagacaaattccttgtatgtttgacatattttgtcaaacatacaagtaaTAACaagtaataaatgtttcctgattcctgaagacgGTTTTCTGATGATTCATTTACAACAAGTGGTTGCAGCTCTAAAGTCCTGCTAGGAACAAATGTTGACACACAAACGAAGGACACAAAAATCCATTTCCATGTTGCACAACTTTAATAGAATATTTTAACTAACTCTGtacaaattgaaatgaaatattgcgCAAGTAACAAATTGTGAATAAGAACCCGTTAAGGCCGTTGCTAGCACACATTTCCGTGTGGTAGATTTGAAGATGTCAAGCGTGGCTCTGAAAGATCTGTCCGACAAGATCTacaatcattattttttttaaaagagacatGGGTTTGTTATTTCCGCTAGGACTGCAAATCGCTGACCAGGCAAAATTGCCCCAAAGTGCCAAAAGCCATGAGGAGTATATAAAATACATTGGCAAAGCACTTCCATCTGTTTTCTACAAACATTCAACAGACTTATTGGACAATAAcagaaatatttatatattctttAACTGTAAATGCTGAATTAAGATTACGCTTTGTTAATAACTGGCAAACCCTTGAATAAAAGACGacgctgtgtttttctttcattttggcaGCTTGGCAACTGAATTTTCTTTTGCTCTGAACATCGTGCACCGTTGCTGCTGCTTAAATGGGTCATTTTTTAGGGAAATGTAACGTTTTCCAAATGTCTGGTTTTCATAAAACAATCCTATTATTCTCAAATACACGGAGTCAAAGGAGCATTTCAGGGGGTGACGGCTCAAACAGGGAAGAGCAATAGAGGTGTAACCACACACCTGTGGCATGGTGTTATTCAACGTTGTTCAGTAAATGCTTGTAAACCCAATAGACATGGGcagaaatgaattgaaataagCAGCATTACTGCATAACAATTCTTCaatgtttgaaaaggaaaaaaatgaaatgactcgGCAATATTCAAGTTTTATTTACCTACTACGCCCAAATAAAATGTGAGCCAATGAGAATGAGCCTATTACTGCAGATGGGCctttgagaccccccccccccccgaaatgcACCACTGACACCATAATAAATAGTCCAATCACATATGACaatgaacattttgaaaaaaggaggaaatgaaatTCAAAACGATATATTTAATGTCTCTTATAAAACACcataacaaaagaaacattacGCCAGTGAAATATTCAGTTGTTGAACAGTTTCCTGGTAAACTCAAACTTCTCTTGTAGGCATTAAAAAACCCTGAGTGACCAATTTATTTCCATGAAAACTTAGGCTGGGATCCATCTCTTTTTCTGAGGGTCTTGACCACCATACCAAAGACTATGATGATATGGTAATTTAATGAAACGGGGGGCAAGACGGGCACAAGACGAAAGAAAACTAAGTCATGCACATGTTAAAAACAGTTGGGTTTGTCTTCTATTGCGTTCACATGAGTTCATAAAAGGGGGAGGCCTGCAAGGGGTGGGAGGACTTGCTGATTGGCTAAGAACTGATTCATCACACTGCAGGTCACCACCTCCCATGATCACCACGGTTACTGCTGTTTGCATTCGGCCGGCTTGGGCTGCTCTTTCTgtcgggggggtgggagggagacacagacacagaccagATTAGAAAACAAGACGGCAGAGAGCCAATTACGCCACTGGGCATTAACTAGCAGCTAGATGATGCTAAGAAGAAGGGAGACGTTAGAGAACGAAAGCACCTCGTTTGCTACAGCAAAGGGTATAATGTTAAAAACCTGTGGgatgggggcggagggggggggttacaggtTGAAAGACCAAGTGTCTAGTAACTATGTACAGGGACCAAAACACTTGGGACTACTGGAAGACTCCAGGACGTAGTGAGAGAAGAATGACAGACCAGAGCCAACGGACCAGACAGGGACTCCATCCCTACTGCTCCCTTACCTAGAAATTGCATTGGGTGAGAATGAGTGATTATGCCTGTAATGGAGGGGAATccaggggagggagagacaacAATATTCACAAGTTTAATGGTCACAGCCACAAACGACATAGTGAAACATTGATGAATCTGGTGAATGAGCAAAAGGAATAGCTGCTGAGCAGACATTGGGCGCCACGAATGGAAAAAGCCCATTCAGACAAAGCAGCGTTGTTGGTCCGTCGTGCTAAAGCTGCTTGCAGGCCACATTATGCACGTACTTGCTTATCAGACCGGGACATCTCATAATGGAGCACGGTCCTCTCGGCCCGACTAAACCACTGAATAAATGGCTTCACTGAACGTCATTACATAAGAATGTGTAGGCAATGTAAGTGAATGAACACCCTGCCATCCCTGTTTCAATGTATCCGTCTTCATttgatttctttcctttttacaaTGCTGGTTTGTCAAAATGCTGAACGTCTCGGCATAATGGCATTAAGTTGCTGCTGCGTTCTCACCGCGGTATAATTCAACATGAGGTTTGCAGTCACATTCCTGTTAAACCGCTCGGACCAAATTCATCTTCggttcctctgctgcttttcaaAAGTTTACCGGTCTGATAAAAGGACGTGGTGCAATTCTCTGTGCGCCACCTTTTGAGCTACACGAGacacggacccccccccccccccccccccagaggcaTTACCACACGCTTCCTCGGACCACAGCACTGCCTTGTTTCAGGGGATTTTACAATAAACACTCTCGGTTTAAAGAGCTTCGCAATTAGCACCACCATCAACGACACAATAGTATTAAAAAGAGAAGGAATATAGACTGACCTTGAGCCCCAACTCTCCGTCGTCATCGTCTTGCTCCTGAGATAAAGAAAAGAATTATAATaagatttaaaatatatacCTGGGCTGCTGCTAATATCATTCGGATTATTATGTGGTTTAGCGGGGATGTTTATGCTGGCACACctcttcatctccctcctccagctcctcctcatcgaACTgcgtgaaagaaaaacaaaaggtttagCTTGTTTTAAGGTTAAACTTTCCCAGTTTGCAAACATCTCGTGTTGAAGCTTTTTCGGTGttcgtgtgtgtttgaggagccAAACTCACGCTCTCGTCATCTTCCAGGGCCTCTCCTGTGAAATACAGCACCGCTCTGGGAACTATTCTCTCGCGGAAGAAATGCCCAATCTCAAAGTCTTGAGCTAGGGTGAACTCAAAATCTTCATCCTAGAAAACAGAGATACCCCTCTAACGGTTACAAATCCAATGCACACGTGGTAATGAAGAGGACACAACGCGGGGGAGATTTGATGAAGAACAAGCTAAATTGACTTACCATCTCTCCATCTTGTGAAGCTGAAAGGCAAAGGACACATCATTATAAGAAGCACCCGAACGCACGGCTCTACAAGCAAATAGAGGGCAATTAAAGCCACCGCGAAAGGTGAAAAATTGGATAAATGCAAAAggcacattcatttaaaatgatcactCATGTTAGTCATTTTACACATCTTTCACAGGGTGGCTCGACGGATTTCACTGACTCAATCAACATCCGAAAGCTCATTAAAGGCAACAACCGTGGTTATCACCAGTGACATCCCACCGCGAGGTCACGTCCTCCACAGAAGGTGACTTAACAAACAGCTGCGCCCCACCACCCTGGCAATAAACTGAGTGAAGGTGACATCATCTGCCCCTTCTTCCAACAATACTGAAATGGTGGAAATGTCTTTGATAGTCTTAAAATAGTAGATAGAAATCATCTATAGTCTAATATGTACTATTTACACACATCTATGCACCGCACAGCTCTCAAATGTGGTAATAATGGTAAAACCAGTTCCATTGAGGGCGGCTTCATGTTCAGTCGAATATGTCAAATGTaccgcgcacgcacacacgcagcagAGTGACTGCACAGTCACACAGGTTTGGGCGTCTGCCGCCACCTGCTGCTGGATTCAGCTCAATGCAGTGACGTTGGCGAAACCTATTCGTCGAGATGTCGCCACACCGGCTGCAGATAAAGACGGCCATGTTGACTGTCAAGCAACTGTATTTGTGTGGGTTACGGCGGCTGTTCAAGGAACCGGCGTGCACAGCTAACAGAGCTTTCTTTAACGAGTAGCGGTCAAGAGAAATATGTCCAAGTCTCGTGTGCATTCATTTCTGTGTGTTGCTCACCTTTGACCGGGTTAAAGAAGTTGAAGAAAGAGTCGTTGGGGACCTGCTTGGTGACGGTGCGGACAGTGCCACGGCCTTtatgcttctgcttcttctttatAGTTTTCACCGTCACATCCTTCCCTTTGTGCCAGTCTATGAGACAGCTAGAGAGATGTTCAACTCCGTGAGATGCAGCAGGAAATGAAGGCCCAAACAAGATAAAAAGTAGCGAGTGATGGAAATATTTTACAAAGCAGCCTCAACATCGTGTATATGTTCATGTGCCCCATTGCTTACCCTTCACAGTCAATGATCTCTGGCCCCTCAAAGGAGAACGGCTCACAGGCATCGGGTTCCGACTTCATTTTGTAGACTTTAGTGAGGACTGCATTGTTGAAGTAACCATTGGACTCAAAGTGGAACTTTAATGTGAAACTCTAAGATGGAAGACCAAGGGAGAGACAAAGTGAACTTCATCCAATACATCAACTAGAAATAACATCAAGTCATTGCTACAACGTGACGAAACTGACCATTGGTTGTCCTGGCTCAGAAAACTTGACTTGAATATCTTTCAGGTGCTTTAGGATGGGCTCATCGTGTTCCTGGTGGTAGGTAAACAGTCAGATGACTTATGAAAACGGGGAGAAATAGGTTAACGTGGGTGTAAATCAATTAAACGTACCTGCAGCATGTCACTGAGCATGTCAACACTCCTGAATATGGTGAGCCAAAACTCCGGGATCCCT encodes:
- the LOC120812660 gene encoding nucleosome assembly protein 1-like 4 isoform X1, whose translation is MDAIKGKGEQGMQNPGGQVDKPVGPHFLESMLPKVVKRRVHALKRLQVQCANIEAKFYEEVHELERKYAALYQPLFDKRRDFVTGTVEPTEEECEWHSEREEEEELAEEVKEKAAIEDAKKEEAVPREDPKGIPEFWLTIFRSVDMLSDMLQEHDEPILKHLKDIQVKFSEPGQPMSFTLKFHFESNGYFNNAVLTKVYKMKSEPDACEPFSFEGPEIIDCEGCLIDWHKGKDVTVKTIKKKQKHKGRGTVRTVTKQVPNDSFFNFFNPVKASQDGEMDEDFEFTLAQDFEIGHFFRERIVPRAVLYFTGEALEDDESFDEEELEEGDEEEQDDDDGELGLKKEQPKPAECKQQ
- the LOC120812660 gene encoding nucleosome assembly protein 1-like 4 isoform X2; its protein translation is MDAIKGKGEQGMQNPGGQVDKPVGPHFLESMLPKVVKRRVHALKRLQVQCANIEAKFYEEVHELERKYAALYQPLFDKRRDFVTGTVEPTEEECEWHSEREEEEELAEEVKEKAAIEDAKKEEAVPREDPKGIPEFWLTIFRSVDMLSDMLQEHDEPILKHLKDIQVKFSEPGQPMSFTLKFHFESNGYFNNAVLTKVYKMKSEPDACEPFSFEGPEIIDCEGCLIDWHKGKDVTVKTIKKKQKHKGRGTVRTVTKQVPNDSFFNFFNPVKASQDGEMDEDFEFTLAQDFEIGHFFRERIVPRAVLYFTGEALEDDESFDEEELEEGDEEEQDDDDGELGLKA